In Nocardioides bizhenqiangii, the DNA window GCTCAGCTCAAGCTCCGTCGCCGCTGTGGTCGACGGCCGCGCGGACCTCGACCGGCGCGCTGCCCGGCTCGGCGAGGATGGCGCACACCTCGATCAGGTCGTCGAGGTCGTCGGAGTCGACGACGTAGAAGCCGCTCAGCTGCTCGACGGTCTCGGCGTAGGGCCCGTCGGTGACCAGAACGCTCCCGTCGGCGTCCCGCGCGACCTTCCGGGTGGTCCGGGAGTGCGTCAGCTCCTCCCCGCCCTTCACGGTGTGACCCCGCTGGGCCAGCGCCTGGCTGAACTCCTCGTGCTTGGCGAAGACGGCGGCTTGTTCCTCGGGAGAGGCGTTCTCCCACGCGGTCTCGTCACCGGGCAGCAGTACGACGTACGTGGTCATGATGGGAACCTTTCAGTTGTCGGCTGGTCTGTCACCGGGATGACGCGCCGA includes these proteins:
- a CDS encoding YciI family protein; protein product: MTTYVVLLPGDETAWENASPEEQAAVFAKHEEFSQALAQRGHTVKGGEELTHSRTTRKVARDADGSVLVTDGPYAETVEQLSGFYVVDSDDLDDLIEVCAILAEPGSAPVEVRAAVDHSGDGA